A part of Streptomyces sp. NBC_00557 genomic DNA contains:
- a CDS encoding bifunctional DNA primase/polymerase produces MEETIAGAPNTQMAGQIPQQRGESLLETAVRYAEERHWDVVPGTWLEAVAGIQRCSCGDASCPAPGAHPARPDWPAQATGSATVARRMWQRQPTASILLPAGRTFDALSVPESAGFLALARMERMELTLGPVTLSPDRRMHFFVLPGGAVKVPELVRGLGWSPASLDLVALGEGAYVAAPPTRFGSRGAVQWARRPTPANRWLPDAEELISPLAYACGRDR; encoded by the coding sequence GTGGAAGAGACGATCGCGGGCGCCCCGAACACTCAGATGGCCGGTCAGATTCCGCAGCAGCGCGGGGAATCACTGCTGGAGACCGCCGTACGGTACGCAGAGGAGCGGCACTGGGACGTGGTCCCGGGCACCTGGCTGGAAGCGGTCGCCGGCATCCAGCGCTGCTCGTGCGGCGACGCCTCCTGCCCTGCGCCGGGTGCGCACCCCGCGCGCCCCGACTGGCCGGCCCAGGCGACCGGCAGCGCGACCGTGGCGCGCCGGATGTGGCAGAGGCAGCCGACGGCCTCGATCCTGCTGCCGGCGGGGCGGACCTTCGACGCGCTGTCCGTCCCGGAGAGCGCGGGGTTCCTCGCGCTGGCCCGCATGGAGCGGATGGAGCTGACGCTGGGCCCGGTGACGCTCTCCCCGGACCGGCGGATGCACTTCTTCGTGCTGCCCGGGGGCGCCGTGAAGGTGCCGGAGCTGGTGCGGGGGCTCGGCTGGTCGCCCGCGTCGCTGGACCTGGTCGCGCTGGGCGAGGGGGCCTACGTGGCCGCTCCCCCGACGCGGTTCGGGTCCCGGGGGGCCGTGCAGTGGGCTCGCCGGCCCACCCCGGCGAACCGCTGGCTGCCGGACGCCGAGGAGTTGATCTCGCCGCTCGCCTACGCCTGCGGGCGGGACCGGTGA